Proteins from a single region of Desulfatiglans anilini DSM 4660:
- the eno gene encoding phosphopyruvate hydratase, whose amino-acid sequence MATISKIRAMEILDSRGNPTVRVFVELDDGTYSSASVPSGASTGENEALELRDGDSSRYAGKGVLRAVSNVNEVIAPSLIGLEASGQALIDGRMIEIDGTEDKSKLGANAILGVSMAVARSAAQSAHIPLYQYLGGVGARRLPVPCMNIVNGGQHADNSVDFQEFMAVPIGAPTFREGLRYVAETFHVLKGILKDRRLSTGVGDEGGFAPNFSSNEDAIETIVLAIEKAGYKPGEHIATAMDSAATSFVLDKDGEYDLNRSRAGKMNSDDLVALAGEWIDKYPIVLWEDPLAENDWEGFKRFTARHGKRIEVVGDDIFVTNTRYIARGIKEGTANSALIKLNQIGTVSETIEAVRMCRDSGWRYFLSHRSGETEDAFLADFAVAMDGGHLKTGSASRSERVAKYNRLLEIEEELGKSALYYWK is encoded by the coding sequence ATGGCCACCATCTCCAAAATACGAGCAATGGAAATCCTTGATTCCCGAGGGAATCCGACCGTACGTGTGTTCGTCGAGCTCGATGACGGCACGTATTCCTCCGCATCTGTCCCTTCTGGCGCCAGCACGGGCGAAAATGAGGCCCTCGAATTACGTGACGGTGACAGCTCACGATATGCAGGCAAAGGGGTTCTCAGGGCGGTGTCCAATGTCAACGAAGTCATCGCTCCATCCTTGATTGGACTGGAAGCATCCGGGCAAGCCCTTATCGACGGACGAATGATCGAGATCGATGGAACGGAAGACAAATCGAAGCTCGGGGCCAATGCCATCCTTGGCGTCTCCATGGCTGTCGCTCGTTCGGCGGCTCAGTCCGCACATATCCCCCTCTACCAATACCTTGGCGGCGTCGGAGCGAGACGATTGCCGGTCCCGTGTATGAACATCGTCAATGGCGGCCAACATGCAGACAACAGCGTGGACTTCCAGGAGTTCATGGCCGTTCCGATTGGCGCCCCTACGTTTCGCGAAGGGCTGCGTTACGTTGCCGAGACATTTCATGTGCTCAAGGGTATTTTGAAAGACCGGAGATTATCGACGGGTGTGGGCGACGAGGGAGGCTTCGCACCGAACTTCTCAAGCAATGAAGACGCAATAGAAACAATCGTGCTGGCGATTGAAAAGGCCGGTTATAAGCCGGGTGAGCATATTGCAACCGCCATGGATAGCGCAGCGACGTCATTTGTACTGGACAAGGATGGAGAATACGACCTGAATCGCTCACGGGCCGGAAAAATGAACAGTGATGACCTTGTTGCACTGGCCGGCGAGTGGATTGACAAATACCCGATTGTGCTCTGGGAGGATCCTTTGGCAGAAAATGACTGGGAAGGGTTCAAGCGTTTTACAGCCCGACATGGTAAAAGAATCGAAGTTGTCGGGGATGACATCTTTGTCACCAATACGCGGTATATCGCAAGGGGAATCAAAGAGGGCACAGCGAATTCTGCCCTTATCAAACTGAATCAGATCGGAACCGTATCCGAGACGATCGAGGCCGTTCGAATGTGCCGCGATTCAGGTTGGCGCTATTTCCTCTCGCATCGTTCCGGCGAGACTGAAGACGCCTTCCTGGCCGATTTTGCCGTCGCTATGGACGGAGGGCACCTGAAGACCGGATCGGCTAGCCGAAGCGAACGTGTTGCCAAGTACAATCGTCTGCTGGAAATTGAGGAAGAGCTTGGGAAAAGCGCTCTGTATTATTGGAAATAG
- a CDS encoding GNAT family N-acetyltransferase, whose product MEIADASRAWQNLCSGAQNAAPLRSEHWADKMYSIKTERLFLSNLKDSEKAPLKSMLSDPSVMRHLFAGRPMSSEEADVLIDQYFMKQNGNTGLGSVCDLAEKKFIGFAGIIPCECVDTGKEFEFGFAFQDISWGKGYATEIGRAQIDYAFKNLDIDRLFALAHPNNVASNKVLLKLGMKILKNIEIKERGERMVYTIERCA is encoded by the coding sequence TTGGAAATAGCGGACGCTTCGCGCGCATGGCAGAACCTTTGCAGCGGAGCGCAAAACGCCGCGCCGCTGCGAAGCGAACATTGGGCAGATAAAATGTATTCAATAAAAACTGAAAGACTCTTTCTCTCAAATTTAAAAGACTCCGAGAAAGCCCCATTAAAAAGCATGCTCAGCGATCCCTCTGTAATGAGGCATTTATTTGCTGGCAGGCCCATGTCATCAGAAGAAGCAGATGTTTTGATCGATCAATATTTCATGAAACAAAATGGCAATACTGGATTGGGGTCTGTTTGCGATTTGGCCGAGAAGAAGTTTATCGGCTTTGCCGGCATTATACCATGTGAGTGCGTCGATACTGGAAAAGAATTCGAATTCGGCTTTGCATTCCAGGACATCTCATGGGGGAAAGGCTATGCGACAGAAATTGGGAGAGCGCAAATAGACTACGCCTTTAAAAACCTGGACATTGACCGTTTATTCGCTTTGGCCCATCCAAACAACGTCGCATCGAACAAGGTATTGTTGAAGCTGGGCATGAAAATACTCAAAAATATTGAAATAAAAGAACGGGGCGAAAGAATGGTATACACCATTGAGCGGTGTGCCTGA